Proteins encoded within one genomic window of Haematobia irritans isolate KBUSLIRL chromosome 5, ASM5000362v1, whole genome shotgun sequence:
- the LOC142239531 gene encoding uncharacterized protein LOC142239531 — MTKNQLLISLILLNLFALQNFIKVQLTDMVCTTIDKTFSHFNHCLLEPDGSGKSLSLEVNIKKLPLTNLFMQMEFSRLEMRTTVAILNNTWDVCKFLNSINKYRALRIFYDIMKDYSNINHSCPYTHDIRVVKFSPKVDSFPIPLPAGKYKLKNTYIVDAKNRLSVALIFVIKN; from the exons atgacTAAAAATCAATtgttgatttcattaattttattaaatttatttgcctTACAG AATTTCATCAAAGTACAATTAACCGATATGGTTTGCACCACCATTGACAAGACTTTCTCGCATTTTAACCATTGTTTACTCGAACCAGATGGTTCAGGCAAATCTCTATCTTTGgaagtaaatataaaaaaattacctttaacaaatttatttatgcaAATGGAATTTTCCCGCCTTGAAATGAGAACGACAGTGGCAATACTTAATAATACCTGGGATGTTTGTAAATTCTTAAACAGTATCAATAAATATCGGGCATTGAGAATTTTTTACGACATCATGAAAGACTACTCAAACATTAATCACTCCTGTCCCTATACG CATGATATCCGAGTTGTGAAGTTTTCACCTAAAGTCGATTCTTTTCCGATTCCTTTGCCTGCGGGAAAATATAAATTGAAGAATACCTATATTGTGGATGCTAAGAATCGTTTATCTGTTGCTTTGATTTTTgttataaagaattaa